The DNA segment tattattaGGTTATGATTGTAAAAATGAatgacttttctatttttttttaatgttataggCTTGCTAAAAATGTTAACACagtctcagtaaaaaaaaaaaaaaaaaaaaatcagccatcTTTTTAAGACAAGGAACATACTAATGCCTTCCTAAAATCCTATTTTTTTATGGAGTGAATTGAACCTTATGAGTGATTTTTCCTATTTGCCACTCAATTTGCTGACATCCAAGGGATCAGAGTGTGATAAAGGACTGGAGTGTTATATACTGTGATGAAGTGTATTAGGATTTTATGGTAAGATGAACAGAATACCATTTGCCAGAACACTGTGTGCGACGTGATTAAACTCTTCAGCTGTATATACCTGGCCATGGAAAAGACAATGACTGGTTCAAAGGTGTAAAAAGTTTCTAACAAAAGGAAGAACCGTGATAGAGTGGCATAAAGGAAACTGCTAATAGTGGAAACCATTCCTGTGGtaattgtataatatatactatctcatttaatcttatcAACAAATATATGGTACAGGTGCTGTCTTTATCTTCATGCTATAGCTGGGGAAGGTGATAATCAGAAATATGCCCAGGCCACCCTGCTTAGTAAGGGGCAGAGATACCATTTAAACTAAGCCTACCTCCAAGGCCTGTGTTCCTAACAATATTATGGAATAAGTTTGGTAGAATATCATGTAGCATGGAGGCAGCTCATGGAACAAGGGTTTTTGTAGAGATGACTTTTACAGGTGTAGGTATAAACTCCATTATTCAATGAACTTCACATGTTATCTAATGCCCTTTGGTGTCTCAAGTAGTTTACACAGTAAcccagaaaatctgaaaaattcgaacaaattcaaattttataaaaagctACAAAATGTTAAAAGCTGGGGATAGGAGATGAGTTTAGAATGGAGAAATGAAGTTGAGTTTGGAGTGATTCTGAGGTGATTAATTATGTCCGGAAATTGGGAAGATAGACCTAAGATtcagagcaagtatcttttaatgatAGGTGGACAAATAATTCCTAAAGAGGGATCGCTCTTTGGACTTGTGAATGAAACaagaataatagctaacatttattgagctgtaATTTTGTTCCAGGAATCTTACTAGCTCCTAAACGTAGTAGCACATTTAATGGAAAGGAAATGAATGGGGTAGAAGTATAGATTCTAAACCAGATCAGAGGATAGCTTGCAGTTTGATGGAGGGTCAGGAGATCCATATGGGCCTGAAAATCCTAATGATACTTCTGAAAGTATCTTGGATATTAAATTATGACTATATTTAAAGGACTTGTTagtgtgtgttaatcgctcagtcgtccCCGACTAgcgatccatggactgcagcccaccaggctcctctgtccgtgagattttcaggcaaggatactggagtgggttgccatttccctctccaggggaccttcccaacccagggatcgaacccggatctcctgtactacaggcagtctttaccgactgagctacaagggaagcaaaGGACTTATCAGTCTTTGGCAATTCCCATTTAAGGTGTgatactgaataacaacaattttTAACTGTATGTAGTTGTGTCCCATGGCAGTGGATGGTTTGATGTAGTGTGCCATcagaaaagtgaaggagaaaggtTATACATCTTAAAGACAAGAACTCTTTAGCTTAAACGTAATTTATTTTATGGTAGGTATTATAGTCACAagattcaaaatgtttaaaaggtACTGAATAACATACAGTAAACAGCCTCCCTTCCATTTCTGTTAGTGAACTATTCATTTCCTTTCCTAAAGATAACAAGttattcctgtttatttttctataggtATTCTATATAGGAGCAAAAAattgttggggtgtgtgtgtgcatgcacgcacgtgcgtgtgtgtgtgtacagacacATAtagtgactcagacggtaaagattctgcctgcagtgcgggagacccgggctcaatccttgggtcaagaagattccctggagaagggaatggtaacccactccagtattcttgtctggaaaatcccatggacagaggagtctggcagggccccaatccatggggtcacaaagagtcagatacaactgagctactaacacacacacacacgtgtgtgcgcgcatgtgtgtgtgtgtgtacacaggcatatatgtaaaatatttatacacaaCGGTTACTGTGCCTTATATACTGTTCTGAACATTCGTATTGCTGTCTAGTCATTAaaccatgtcctactctttggcaactccgtggaccatagcccaccaggctcctctgtccttgggatttcccaggcaagaatactggagtgggttgccatttccttctccaggggttcttgtggactaccactgagccaccagggaagtcaattctGAATATTACCTTTACACTTAATAGTTCTTGACGATCTTTCCATGTCAATGCACAAAGAGTCTCTTAATCTTTTTGACAGCAGATCGGTATTTCATTATTTCTATGTCCCCTTCTCATAGAATTTAATTGCTTCCACATCTGCTATTACAAATGGTACTTTaatgaatcagtttttaaaataaattactttacaCATGCACAGGCATAATTGTGTGGGAATTACCTAGTGTAAATTCTATAGTCAAAGGTTATACGCATGCCTTTATGATTCTGTTTAACACTGCCAAATTTGTCCTCCACAGAGGATGCACCAGTTTATGTGTTCACTGAGAATGTATAAGAGTGCCTGTCTCCCTACCTTTAGAAGGCAAGGTCATTAGAAATGAAACCATGGCTCATCCCGTAAGACATCAGTGCAGTGCTACCTAGAGGATAAGTCACAGTGAGTGATATTAGGAAATTTCTCTGAGCAGAAGTTCCTTAGTAATTTGGTCACTAAGTTTCTTAAACATTCctttcaatatatatatgtatgtgtgtgtatattttatatatatatatatatatatatatatatatatataaacatataaagtaCCAAATAGAGTAGCAACATGTCAATTAGCAATAATAGCCTCAATTCATGTATCCATTTGTGTGTTTCTAGCTAATATAGATTTTTATCTTCAAATTAATCTAAATTTGATTCTCCTAATTTATcttggtcagagaaggcaatggcaccccactccagtactcttgcctagaaaaccccatggatggaggagcctggtaggctgcagtccatggggtcgctaggtcgaacacgactgagagacttccctttcacttttcgctttcatgttttggagaaggaaacggcaacccactccagtgttcttgcctggagaatcccagggatgggggagtctggtgggctgctgtctatggggtcacacagagttggacacgactgaagtgacttagcaatttaTCTTGGTAGCATCTTGGAATTGTGGAGTAGGGATAGAAATGGAGGGATAAAACtattgtagttctattttcattttgtgtttgaGGGATAATTTAGGAGCTTGGGAGCATTCTAGttgaaaaagttcatttggatttatCTGTAAGGTGGTGCAGAAATACCTGCATGAACCTTTTGGCTAATGCAATAGTTAGTTTTTACAACAAATGTTTGGTCTGTATGTCAGATTGTGAAAGTAGAGAAAGAAGGTAACTCACCACTCATGGAacggaaaaaatgaacaaagtgttCAAGTTAAGGCAAACAATTAGTGAATGACAATTTAATCAgccagaagaaatagaaagtgggAAATATAAGTAATGCAAAATAAGtatgtaataaaataaagtatatggaaggaaagaaatgaagtacaTTTAAATTGTGTTCTAAAGGGAATGGAGTGAATATGGTCATAAAAAAGCAATGACTGTAAAAAGAATTAACAACTTACATCCAGATATATGTTGCACATATTTAGTGATCAGATATTTTTatacaattattattatatttaatttattttattataataaaaaatgtgaccTGTAAGTctaaagttatatatttttgaCAGCAAGTTACTTGATCCATGttgaaaatgttaacaaaaaatatgaattctCTTTGGGAGAGAtattatgatttatatatatacacataatacatgtatacacataatcaggacatttattgaatgccctATTCAAATCTTTGAGATAATTTTCTGTTATCTATATATAATCAGTTCTACATAAATAGTTATAATCAAGTTTTACTTGTGTATCTAGgattatttttatatgcttagTTTCTGTGTTGTTTAGTGTACACCTGCTTATGGCTGATAACCTTCTTCATAAATTGTGAACGTTGtaattaattaatctattttatcacattttatccctgggtcaggaagatcccctggagtaggaaatggcaacccactccagtattcttgcctagaaaatcccatggacagaggagcctggcagtgcatagggtcgcaaaggactggacacgactgagtacacacaacAAAGAGAGctaaagttgggcttcccaggtggcactggtgtaaagatcctgcctgccaagcacaggagatgtaagtgatgcaggttcaatccctgggccagaaagaacccctggagaaggaaatagcaacccactccagtattcttgcttggatatcAATATCATAAACgtagaatttaaatttaaaatacaaaatgtgataaaaattaattgtaaCATTCACAATGTATGAAGTTTATCAGCCATAAATAGGTATACACTAAACAACACAGTAActaagcatataaaaataattctagatATACAAGTAAaacttgattcagttcagttcagttcagtaactcagttatgtctgactcttggctacccaatggactatagcacgccaggattccctgtccatcaccaactcctggagcttgctcaaactcatgtccatcaagtcagtgaaatCATCCAACCATCATTATATAGAGTTAATTAAATATAGATAACAGAAAATAATCTCAAGGATTTGAATAGGGCATTTAATAAACCTgattatgtgtatacatgtagtgttgtgtgtatatatacatatatataaataatatatcttCCCCAAAGAGAATTCATATATTTTGTTGACATTTACAACATGGATCAAGTAAATGGAACCCCAAAATATATACCTTTAGAATTAAAGGTCACAttttttatcataataaaatgaattagataaaataaaatggaataaaagtaTCTGATCACTAGGTATGCATATCTAGATTAAAGAttaaagacagaaggagaaaaaaattatctggAAACCAGTAACAAGGAAATTTCATATAGAAATCTAAGTCTATAggaaaacaaagtattttaaatgacttAGAGCTAGAAAGaggataaagataaaatattatgaaatagtttttcttatttcatgaAATTGTAAAATGCCAAATAAGCGTAAACAAATTTACAAACACAAAAACCTACATTAATGAAACAATGTGGAAAGGACAAATCTttccaaaagcattaaaaattatttttggagaaAACTTGTAATACGGGAAAACTTATTGTGAAACTCATGAAAAGAGAAATCAGTTAAGAATAGCAGTGAAAAAGTAGACAGAACTACTCATAAGGGGAGACTATAGAATTATACACTAATAGATATATTTTGTTCACAGAAATGAATAATTTCCctcaaaatataaagaattaaagTGCTCTAAAATCACCATAATGAACTCTTCTTTCTGACTAATCCCCTATTTTGGTCTGatgtttcttttgaaatattagtATTGTCTATTAGATTACAAGATATTCTAGACTGTGAGTCAAGTTCTCTGCAAAATGAGCAGTTAAGTTTGAACTCCACAGCCATATGGCTTGGATTCAAGTTCTGCCTCAACCACTTATTTAGCTATGACCTtgaccttttttcttcctttttataatgaaaatgacaatgctaataatagcaataattgcCTAATAGGGTTGCTTCTGAGACTAAATTAGGtaaagtacaaataaaataattagtagTCATTTGGTCCTTgactgtattcatttattcaacaaatatttctgaacCTCTTATCTCTGTGTCTGTTATATTGTAGATACAGGTATTGTAGAAGTAAACAAGAAAAAGTCCCTGCCTTAATAAATTTTTCATGCTAATAGACAAGTCAGATAATAAGCATAGCAGTATAACATGGAACAGTGACAAGATCATTAATCTATTGTGTGGggtttgttgtcgtttagtcactaagttatgtccaactctttgtgactccatggactgtagcccaccaggctcttctgtccatgcgattttccaggcgagaacattggagtgagtggccctttccttctccagtggtggTTTGTAGCCAATAAAAACAGTTTACTTTTTAGTTACACATAATGCAATACTCGTATTTGTTTTAAACCTTAGTTAACTTGTGGTGACAAATACGACCAAAAGCTCAGGCTTCAGCaaggaagacttgggtttgaatcttACCTCTGCTCTAAATTTACCTTTAATTaagtttacttaatatttttgctttgatttatttattgtaaaatgTGGATGATGACACCTCACTCCCAGAACCTTGATGAGATTCAATAAATTGCATGGCATATTGCTTGTAGCTTGAAAATATGttcatttctcttcccttcccccctCTATTCTATTTGGtccactttatttcttttcttctttctttggtctattcctttttatattttcttttctttctatgagTATATGGTACATTGGTACATAGATGAATATAATCATAGTAGAatacatattttaacatattctAATATATTACAGGTGAAAAAGAAACCAtacaatggaatgggaaaaccAAACCATTCTGGTGGAATTTTTTCTGAAGGGGCTTTCTGGTTATCCAAGGCTTGAGCTACTCTTTTATGTGCTTGTCTTAATAATGTATGTGGTCATCCTTCTGGGGAATGGTACCCTTATTCTCATTAGCATCTTAGACTCCCACCTTCACACCCCTATGTACTTCTTCCTGGGGAACCTCTCCTTCCTGGACATCTGCTACACCACTGTCTCCATTCCCCCCATGCTGGTGAGCTTCCTCTCAGAAAAAAAGaccatctccttctctggctgTGCTGTGCAAATGTTCCTTGGCTTGGCCATGGGGACAACAGAGTGTGTGCTCCTGGGCATGATGGCCTTTGACAGGTATGTGGCTATTTGCAACCCTCTGAGATATTCTGTCATCATGAGCAAGGGTTCCTATGTGCCCATGGCAGCTGGCTCCTGGATCATAGGAATTGTCAACTCTGCAGTACAAACTGGGTGTGTAGTACAATTGCCCTTCTGCAGGAATAATGTCATCAATCATTTCACCTGTGAAATTCTGGCTGTCATGAAATTGGCCTGTGCTGATATCTCAGGTAACGAGTTCATCATGCTTGTGGCCACAACCTTATTCATAATGACACCATTATTGTTAATCATTATCTCTTACACATTAATTATTATCAGCATCCTCAGAATTCGCTCTTCTGAGGGGAGGAGCAAAGTCTTCTCTACCTGCTCAGCCCACTTGACTGTGGTGATAATATTCTACGGAACCATTCTCTTCATGTACATGAAGCCCAAGTCTAAAGAGACACTTAATTCAGATGACATGGATGCTACTGACAAACTTGTATCTGTGTTCTATGGAGTGATGACTCCTATGATTAATCCTTTAATCTACAGTCTCAGGAACAAGGATGTGAAGGAAGCAGTAAAACACTTACTGAgaagaaaagtttttaataagTAAATGGAAAAGGGACAGGTAACTTTTATCATCACAATGTAGAAATCAATTAATCAATTTTGTTGGTTAGTcactgagtcttctccaacttttttgcaacccagtggactgtagcccaccatgctcctctgtctatgggatttcctaggcaagaatatgaatgggttgccattttcttctccaggggatcttcctgatctggggatcaaaccctcatctcctgcattggcagacggattctttaccactgagccacctggaagcccctcatatccaactgctgctgctgctgctaagtcgcttcagtcgtgtccgactctgtgtgaccccatagacggcagcccaccaggctccaccgcccctgggattctccagggaagaacactggagtgggttgccatttccttctccaatgtatgaaagtgaaaagggaaagtgaagttgctcagtgatgtccaactcttcgtgaccccatggactgcagcctaccaggctcctctgtccataggattttccaggcaagagtactggaatgggttgccattgcctcctccaactAGGAGGCATTAAATTATTCTTTCAACATATATAGTatactttcatatattttcaacatataaattatactttcaaCATATCTActttggcagtttttttttttttttaatatatatacctTCTGATACATGGGATCTAACTGCTTTAGTCTTACAACCAAATAACTGATATTTAAAGctgtaaatataaataacttctgAGTCAAATTACCCActgttaaaaatagagctatatatttttctctgttctaTAGGCTCTCTATCCATGAAATATTTAATGTACTGCCAATCCAAGAGGAATCTGTTATTAAGAAATGTGAATCTATCTTTTAGATGGTttttacatttgatttttatctggggtttatatttctttcctctgtttgtAACCTTCAATCTTGAAAAAAATCCcctttgtcattttatttcttccttttatttaaaatatttatttatttggctctgttggatcttagttgcagcatgtgggatattgcAGCACATGAACTTTctagttatggcatgtggaatccagaGCTCACGGTCTCAATAGTTGTAGCACTTAGGCTTACTGGGCTTGGTTGTCCCaggtatgtgggattttagttctccaaccagagatcgaacccatgtccctttcaCTGCAAGTCAGATTCCCACccattggaccataaaggaagtcCCTATTTCTTCTTGATCTGAGTTGCACACTTCAGATTTTCATCTTAgactttaatgtttattttaaaattatatctcttTTCTCTGTAACTGCTATCATATTAgcctctgaattttaaattttatttagtttgattatgtttattttagaattaaaaaaaaaattgaggactAAGTAActtggttttatttctctttgattgCTTTACCTTTCTAATGCTAACAAAAATCCCATAATACttaattgttcatttttatttagattttaaaatcttcttgtttttctatcttatcctttaattttttttaatcttgtatttattttcactatAAGGAAGGCATAAATTTCTCCCCTTATATTTCACAAGTGAGGCAGTGAGGAACATTATACAGACTACCATAACACAAAGAGAGAAATTGAGTTTATTTCTCTTGAGTCCTTTCTATTTCTATCTCTATCTCCTTGAAACGTTGTTTTAACTCTATTAGTAATTTTTTGAGTATGTTCTTTAAGAAATTTGAGATAACCATCAGTTAATCATTCCCAGATTCTAcatataactaaaaaaaaaggaaaaaaaaaaagacctaactGACTTCCTCTTGGAATGGTGTGCTTTCTGAATCTGTACAGGGAATAAAATGAGTTCTTGTGagtttcttttctgaaaagtttatatatatattattttttgttattcttttacatttacttCTTTCATCATGATGGTCAATGAGAAGCTGcccccaaagatttttttttttttgaaaaatgagatcACAGTTTTTTCCCTGGTTTTCAGGTTTTCTCCATAGTTGGATTCAATGTTGGTCATTATGCACCCTCCCAGAAAGTGGAAACACCATATGGAAGATTGGTCTTTCTTTGGGAACAGAGACTAgcaatttttgaattttattcaacTTTATTAGGACAGAAAAATGTGCCATTCAGAGGGAGATAGAATACAGAAGTGTGAGGGAATAGTTGTTTTTAGAAACTTCTGGTTGTGGCTAATCATTTCTTATTTCTGATCACTATTTAGGCTTCATTGCTAGTCATTTGAGCCTGTTCTTCAGTGTCATCAATGTTGATgtggttctttttccagtttgttttatgCCATGTGTGGATTATTTTGCCTTTGTTCCCTGAGCTATAGCTGGCTCTGGACTTCTTTCTAAGTGAAAATTtgaggaagagttgactcattggaaaagactctgatgctgggagggattgggggcaggaggaaaaggggacgacagaggatgagatggctggatggcatcactgactcgatggacgtgagtctgagtgaactccgggagttggtgatggacagggaggcctggcgtgctgcgattcatggggtcacaaagagttggacacactgagcaactgaactgaaatgaattgaactgaagaatcAGATTCCAGGGGAGTGATAGGATTAGCAGATCATAACAGTGTGATAGCAGTATTCTGAGGGGGAAGAGGTGGACATATATTCACCACATGTGAGATACTCCCAGGGACTCTCCAAGTTAATTGGGAAGGTCGTTCATCAAATTTGGAGATAGTCCACTAGGAAAACATGCTACAAGTTAGATTTTGAGTTGTCACTGAAAATTATGTAATGCCTATCCATAATAGTAACTTTGTATGGATCTATGAACATTCAGGCAGTAATTCACTAGAATAGTCATTATTTCTGGCAGCTCCTCATTAGGATACTAATACTGTAtcatctgtttatttaaaaagtgttattttcttcattatagaGGGACTGATGACCAACTCATCTAAAATGATATGTAAGCATTAAATAACAAGTAAAAAATATGAGTCCAAAACAAAGAAACTTTGTTTTCCCactgaaaatgttagtttttCATCAGaagatcactttaaaaaataattaaaatatttaaaaatacaattcaaaaggttatataatatttagttattactaaatattggctatattttccATGTTGTAAATACATATTTCTAGCCTATGTTATATTCAGTAGTTTCTATCTCCCACTTCCCTGCCCATATATCCTGCCCCACTCAATACCACTGGTAAGCCCTCATTTGttctatttgttgttcagttgagaagtcacatccaactgtttgtgaccgcatgaactgcagcatgtcaggcttccttgtccttcgctatctcctggagtttgatcaaactcatgtccactgagctggtgattccatccaaccatctcatcatctgtcaccccATTTTCCTtccatcctcaatctttcccaacatcaaggtagAGGGAAGAGCTAGATCTGTGAGTcttcttcttttctgttacatgcactagtttgttgtattttttaggttctatgtataagtaatatcatatcacttttctttcttggtctgacttgtttcacttagcataatgccctctgagaccatccatattgctgcaaaagGCAAATCTTTTATCTAAGTTTAAGGCCAGATACCACaaaaatcctagaggaaaacataggcagaacactctttgacataaattgcagcaataatttttttggatgtgtatcttaaaggaaataaaagcagaaattaaaaaaaggagcCTACTTAAATGTAAAGGCTAGTGCATggtaaaggaaaccatcagcaaaatgaaaagaccactTAGTGAATAGGGgaagatatttgtaaatcatatgactgataaaggattaacatccaatatatataaatgaaacataCAGCTCAAcctctaaaaagaaaacaacctaatttaaaaatgagcagaagaactgaatagatattCTTTaagagaggaaatgcagatggccaacaggtacatgaagagATATTCAACATAGGTAATTAtgagggaaattcaaatcaaaatcataatgagatatcacctcccacatgtcagaatggctaccatcaaaaagaacataaataacaaatgttgatgagaatgtagagaaaaggcaacccttgtacactgttagtgggaatataaatttgtGTAGCAACTGTGGAAGACAATatggaaatttctcaaaaaactaaaaatagaactactatatgacctagcaattctactcctggataTACATCcagaaaacactaatttaaaaagatatgtgcaccccaatgtACATAGTGGGACTATTTGCAATAgcaaagactgtatattgtcatcctgcttatttaactcatatgcagagtttaaataagttcagttcagtcgctcagtcgtgtccgactctttccgaccccataaatcgcagcacaccacgcctccctgtccatcgcaaactctcagagttcactcagactcaagtccatcgagtcagtgatgccatccaaaaatttcatcctctggcgtcc comes from the Bos indicus x Bos taurus breed Angus x Brahman F1 hybrid unplaced genomic scaffold, Bos_hybrid_MaternalHap_v2.0 tig00001078_arrow_arrow_obj, whole genome shotgun sequence genome and includes:
- the LOC113888695 gene encoding olfactory receptor 13C2, translated to MEWENQTILVEFFLKGLSGYPRLELLFYVLVLIMYVVILLGNGTLILISILDSHLHTPMYFFLGNLSFLDICYTTVSIPPMLVSFLSEKKTISFSGCAVQMFLGLAMGTTECVLLGMMAFDRYVAICNPLRYSVIMSKGSYVPMAAGSWIIGIVNSAVQTGCVVQLPFCRNNVINHFTCEILAVMKLACADISGNEFIMLVATTLFIMTPLLLIIISYTLIIISILRIRSSEGRSKVFSTCSAHLTVVIIFYGTILFMYMKPKSKETLNSDDMDATDKLVSVFYGVMTPMINPLIYSLRNKDVKEAVKHLLRRKVFNK